In one window of Carassius auratus strain Wakin chromosome 28, ASM336829v1, whole genome shotgun sequence DNA:
- the LOC113046764 gene encoding uncharacterized protein LOC113046764, which yields MIGPFKEPPFSPFRISPIGIATRKYSGKKRLIIDLSSPHGSFIPSINSIIPAPDFSMKYATIDQAITLIRQAGHSSWLSKADITNAFKVMPINPEFWRFFGVSWKGAYYFAVRLTFGCKSSPKIFDTLAEALCWILINNHKLPYVLHYLDDFLIITPPSSPAHSGLSTLIKVFSELGVPLSKEKTIGLCTSIEFLGITLDSMSFQASLPPEKVQRISLLLSNYLLVDRCTKQQLLVLLGHLNYAIRIISQGKSFLSFLLSKTASIPSLHDKVNLDEGCKMEIHLWQKFLSSWNGISFFYNDYITQPEDIQLYTDAAPSTGFGGYYGGRWFASEWPPEFSHLVQQSVSPSSTLHEIYPVIIAAILWGHEWSKHTILIHSDNSAVVEIINKSRSRSPAIMQFVRRLTLISAQHQFVIRAAHIPGYRKNIADSLSRLSFQKFRILAPESDIRPTPVPPFSATIFN from the coding sequence ATGATTGGTCCATTCAAAGAACCTCCTTTCTCTCCTTTTAGAATCAGTCCTATAGGAATCGCTACCAGGAAATATTCTGGGAAAAAGAGATTAATCATTGACCTTTCTTCCCCTCATGGCTCATTTATTCCTAGCATTAATAGCATCATCCCTGCCCCTGATTTCTCTATGAAATATGCTACCATCGATCAAGCTATCACTCTCATCCGCCAGGCAGGCCACAGCTCGTGGCTCTCAAAAGCTGATATCACCAATGCCTTTAAAGTCATGCCCATTAATCCAGAATTCTGGCGTTTCTTTGGTGTATCCTGGAAAGGAGCGTATTATTTCGCTGTACGCCTGACCTTCGGCTGCAAAAGCAGCCCTAAGATTTTCGACACTCTCGCTGAGGCCTTATGTTGGATCCTTATCAACAACCACAAGCTTCCCTATGTCCTTCACTATCTCGATGACTTTCTCATCATTACACCTCCATCCTCACCTGCACACTCAGGTCTGTCTACTCTCATCAAAGTCTTTTCGGAGCTGGGCGTTCCCCTTTCAAAAGAGAAAACAATTGGGCTATGCACTTCCATCGAGTTTTTAGGCATCACCCTAGACTCCATGTCCTTCCAAGCATCGCTGCCTCCAGAGAAAGTACAACGTATTTCTCTTCTGCTATCAAATTACCTTCTAGTAGATAGGTGCACAAAGCAGCAGCTTTTGGTCCTCCTCGGTCACCTCAACTACGCCATTAGAATAATTTCCCAAGGGAAGTCTTTTCTATCCTTCCTTCTATCAAAAACAGCTTCAATTCCTTCCCTCCATGACAAAGTCAATCTGGACGAAGGCTGTAAGATGGAGATACACCTCTGGCAGAAATTCTTGTCTTCTTGGAACGGTATATCCTTCTTCTATAACGACTACATTACTCAGCCTGAAGACATCCAGTTGTATACCGATGCAGCACCTTCCACCGGATTTGGGGGGTACTATGGCGGTCGTTGGTTCGCTTCCGAATGGCCTCCCGAGTTTAGCCATCTCGTTCAGCAATCAGTCTCGCCCTCATCCACTCTTCATGAAATTTATCCAGTCATTATTGCAGCCATCCTTTGGGGGCATGAATGGTCTAAACACACTATACTTATCCACTCTGACAACTCCGCAGTAGTTGAAATCATTAATAAAAGCAGATCTCGTTCCCCAGCCATCATGCAATTCGTCCGCAGACTGACTCTAATATCTGCTCAACACCAGTTTGTAATACGAGCAGCCCACATTCCGGGCTACCGCAAAAACATAGCTGATTCTTTGTCTCGTCTTTCTTTTCAGAAGTTCAGAATCTTGGCTCCAGAGTCAGACATCCGTCCCACGCCAGTCCCACCGTTTTCAGCTACAATCTTCAATTAA